One Mesorhizobium sp. L-2-11 genomic region harbors:
- the thiC gene encoding phosphomethylpyrimidine synthase ThiC, whose product MNAIAPAVSTGPLPASRKIHKPGLIHPQIRVPMREIAVHPTAGEPPVTVYDPSGPFTDPSVETSIEKGLARFRHEWVTARGDVEFHDGRSVRPEDNGFASGERLTPEFPMRHRPLKAKTGKAVTQLAYARAGIITPEMEFVAIRENLGRESFRGGLQRDGESFGAAIPDFVTPEFVRDEVARGRAIIPANINHPESEPMIIGRNFLVKINANIGNSAVTSSMAEEVEKMVWAIRWGADTVMDLSTGRNIHNIREWIVRNSPVPIGTVPLYQALEKVGGIAEDLTWEIYRDTLIEQAEQGVDYFTIHAGVRLHYIPLTVDRVTGIVSRGGSIMAKWCLHHHRESFLYEHFEEICDIARAYDVSFSLGDGLRPGSIADANDAAQFAELETLGELTKVAWAKDCQVMIEGPGHVPMHKIKENMDRQLEVCGEAPFYTLGPLTTDIAPGYDHITSGIGAAMIGWYGTAMLCYVTPKEHLGLPDRNDVKTGVITYKIAAHAADLAKGHPTAKLRDDALSRARFEFRWEDQFNLSLDPETARSFHDETLPKEAHKLAHFCSMCGPKFCSMRISHDIRAEAQKEGMAAMAAKYREGGNLYMPVDGEPPMPKVPEPS is encoded by the coding sequence ATGAATGCCATCGCCCCCGCCGTTTCGACGGGACCGCTGCCCGCCTCGAGGAAAATCCACAAACCCGGCCTGATTCACCCGCAGATCAGGGTGCCGATGCGGGAAATCGCCGTCCATCCGACTGCAGGCGAACCGCCTGTCACCGTTTACGATCCGTCCGGCCCCTTTACGGATCCGTCTGTCGAAACCAGCATCGAAAAGGGCCTCGCCAGGTTTCGCCATGAATGGGTGACGGCGCGCGGTGACGTCGAATTTCACGATGGCCGCAGTGTCAGGCCGGAGGACAACGGCTTCGCGTCAGGTGAGCGCCTGACGCCGGAGTTTCCCATGCGCCACCGGCCGCTAAAGGCAAAAACGGGCAAAGCGGTGACGCAGCTTGCCTATGCGCGCGCCGGGATCATCACCCCCGAAATGGAGTTCGTCGCCATTCGCGAGAATCTCGGCCGCGAGAGTTTTCGCGGCGGGTTACAGCGCGACGGCGAGTCTTTCGGCGCGGCGATCCCGGACTTCGTCACGCCGGAATTCGTGCGCGACGAGGTGGCGCGTGGGCGGGCTATCATTCCAGCCAACATCAACCATCCGGAGAGCGAGCCGATGATCATCGGCCGCAATTTCCTAGTCAAGATCAATGCCAATATCGGCAATTCAGCCGTCACCTCGTCGATGGCCGAAGAGGTCGAAAAAATGGTCTGGGCGATCCGCTGGGGAGCCGACACGGTCATGGACCTGTCGACCGGTCGCAACATCCACAACATCCGCGAGTGGATCGTCCGCAATTCGCCGGTGCCGATCGGAACCGTGCCGCTCTACCAGGCGCTTGAGAAGGTCGGAGGGATCGCCGAGGACCTGACCTGGGAAATCTACCGCGATACGCTGATCGAACAGGCCGAACAGGGCGTCGACTATTTCACCATCCATGCCGGTGTGCGGCTGCACTACATCCCGCTGACGGTCGACCGGGTCACCGGCATCGTCAGTAGAGGTGGTTCCATCATGGCGAAATGGTGCCTGCATCATCACCGCGAAAGCTTCCTCTACGAGCATTTCGAGGAAATCTGCGACATCGCCAGAGCCTACGACGTGTCGTTCTCGCTCGGCGACGGCCTTCGTCCCGGCTCGATCGCCGACGCCAACGACGCGGCGCAGTTCGCCGAACTGGAAACGCTCGGCGAGTTAACAAAGGTCGCCTGGGCCAAGGATTGCCAGGTCATGATCGAGGGGCCGGGCCATGTTCCCATGCACAAGATCAAGGAGAACATGGACAGGCAGCTCGAAGTCTGCGGCGAGGCGCCCTTCTACACGCTTGGGCCGCTGACCACCGACATCGCACCCGGCTACGACCACATCACCTCAGGCATCGGCGCGGCGATGATCGGCTGGTACGGCACGGCGATGCTCTGCTATGTCACGCCCAAGGAGCATCTCGGTCTCCCCGACCGCAACGACGTCAAGACGGGCGTCATCACCTACAAGATAGCCGCGCACGCCGCCGACCTCGCCAAGGGTCATCCGACAGCGAAGCTCCGCGACGATGCGCTGTCGCGGGCGCGGTTCGAGTTTCGTTGGGAAGACCAGTTCAACCTGTCGCTCGACCCCGAAACCGCGCGCTCCTTCCACGACGAGACCTTGCCGAAGGAGGCGCACAAGCTGGCGCATTTCTGCTCGATGTGCGGGCCGAAATTCTGCTCGATGCGCATCTCCCACGACATTCGGGCCGAGGCGCAGAAAGAGGGCATGGCGGCGATGGCGGCGAAGTACCGCGAGGGCGGCAACCTTTATATGCCGGTGGACGGCGAACCGCCGATGCCGAAGGTGCCGGAGCCGTCATGA
- the thiO gene encoding glycine oxidase ThiO: MKLLVKGAGVAGLTAAFELAARGAAVTIAETRHGLGDNASWMAGGMLAPWCERESAEQPVLDLGRDAADWWDAVLPGHVTRAGTLVLAMPRDAGELDRFASRTSGHRRVDEDEIALLEPDLAGRFRRGLFFPGEAHLDPRRAMAALHEKLAGSGVEFRFGVDARHMTGFGREIDCMGMASSDERLRGVRGEMLILRTPDISLSRPVRLLHPRLPLYLAPRADHHFMAGATMVESLSTEPVTVRAMMELLNAAYSVHPAFGEAAIVETGVGIRPAFSDNLPRVEAHGRTVAINGLYRHGFLLAPAMARRAADLVFDSDKPVEFADETDGQRRSA, translated from the coding sequence ATGAAGCTGCTGGTCAAAGGGGCCGGCGTCGCCGGCCTCACCGCCGCCTTCGAACTCGCCGCCCGCGGTGCTGCGGTAACCATTGCCGAGACCCGGCATGGCCTCGGTGACAACGCATCATGGATGGCCGGCGGCATGCTGGCGCCCTGGTGCGAACGCGAAAGCGCCGAGCAGCCGGTGCTGGATCTCGGACGCGATGCCGCCGACTGGTGGGATGCGGTGCTGCCGGGTCATGTCACGCGGGCGGGAACGCTCGTTTTGGCAATGCCGCGGGATGCGGGCGAACTCGACCGGTTTGCAAGCCGCACGTCGGGTCATCGGCGGGTCGACGAAGACGAAATCGCGCTCCTGGAACCCGATCTTGCCGGCCGCTTCCGACGCGGGCTGTTCTTCCCGGGCGAAGCCCATCTCGACCCACGCCGTGCCATGGCGGCGCTGCATGAAAAACTCGCCGGAAGCGGCGTCGAGTTCCGCTTCGGAGTGGACGCCCGGCACATGACGGGATTCGGCCGCGAGATCGACTGCATGGGAATGGCGTCCAGCGATGAAAGGCTTCGCGGCGTTCGCGGCGAGATGCTGATCCTGCGTACACCCGACATCTCGCTGTCGCGCCCGGTCAGGCTGCTGCACCCGCGTTTGCCGCTCTATCTGGCGCCGCGCGCCGACCACCATTTCATGGCGGGTGCAACGATGGTCGAGAGCCTGTCCACGGAGCCGGTCACGGTACGGGCGATGATGGAACTCCTGAACGCCGCCTATTCGGTTCATCCCGCCTTCGGCGAGGCCGCGATCGTTGAGACGGGCGTCGGCATTCGCCCGGCGTTTTCCGACAACCTGCCGCGCGTCGAAGCGCATGGCAGAACCGTCGCGATCAATGGGCTCTACCGCCATGGTTTCCTTCTGGCCCCCGCCATGGCGCGCCGGGCGGCCGACCTTGTTTTCGATTCTGACAAACCGGTGGAATTTGCTGATGAAACTGACGGTCAACGGCGAAGCGCATGA
- the thiS gene encoding sulfur carrier protein ThiS, with protein MKLTVNGEAHELAAATLAELLVALDYEGNWLATAVNSELVHATERALFQLKDGDRIEILSPMQGG; from the coding sequence ATGAAACTGACGGTCAACGGCGAAGCGCATGAGCTCGCCGCCGCCACCCTGGCGGAGCTTCTGGTGGCGCTTGACTACGAAGGCAACTGGCTTGCAACGGCCGTGAACAGCGAGCTTGTGCACGCGACTGAGCGGGCGCTGTTCCAGCTGAAGGACGGCGACCGGATCGAGATTCTCTCACCCATGCAAGGAGGTTAG
- a CDS encoding thiazole synthase, which yields MIELYGTKLSSRLLLGTAQYPSPAILADAVKASCASAVTVSLRREMAGGKGGEKFWSLIQSLRLHVLPNTAGCHSVKEAVTTAKMAREVFGTNWIKLEVIGNHDTLQPDVFGLVEAARILCEDGFAVFPYTTDDLVVAERLLEAGCRVLMPWCAPIGSALGPVNVTALRSMRGHFPDVPLIVDAGLGRPSHAALVMELGFDAVLLNTAVAKAADPVGMARAFGKAVDAGREAYRSGLLEPRDLAVPSTPTIGRAVFQ from the coding sequence GTGATCGAGCTTTACGGAACCAAGCTTTCGTCGCGCCTGCTTCTCGGCACCGCACAGTACCCCTCGCCCGCCATTCTTGCCGATGCGGTCAAGGCATCCTGTGCGTCCGCGGTGACCGTCTCATTGCGCCGCGAAATGGCCGGCGGCAAGGGTGGCGAGAAATTCTGGTCGCTTATCCAATCGCTGCGGCTGCATGTCCTGCCCAACACCGCCGGTTGTCACTCCGTCAAGGAAGCCGTCACGACCGCAAAGATGGCGCGCGAGGTTTTTGGCACGAACTGGATCAAGCTCGAGGTGATCGGCAATCATGATACGCTGCAGCCGGATGTCTTCGGCTTGGTCGAGGCCGCGCGAATCCTGTGCGAAGACGGGTTTGCAGTATTTCCTTATACGACAGACGATCTCGTCGTCGCCGAGCGATTGCTGGAAGCCGGATGCAGGGTGCTCATGCCCTGGTGCGCGCCGATCGGTTCTGCGCTTGGACCGGTAAATGTCACCGCGCTCCGCTCGATGCGAGGCCATTTCCCGGATGTCCCGCTGATCGTGGATGCGGGCCTCGGCCGCCCATCTCACGCGGCTCTCGTGATGGAACTCGGCTTCGACGCGGTGCTCCTCAACACGGCAGTGGCCAAGGCCGCCGATCCGGTCGGCATGGCGCGCGCGTTCGGCAAGGCGGTCGATGCCGGCCGTGAGGCGTATCGCTCGGGCCTGCTCGAGCCGCGTGACCTCGCCGTCCCATCGACGCCGACAATTGGCCGGGCAGTCTTTCAATGA
- a CDS encoding thiamine phosphate synthase: MKLDPFYLIVDSAAWIERLAPLGVRLVQLRVKNLAEAALRAEIRKAKALCARYKCQLIINDFWRLAIEEDCDFIHLGQEDLQAADLTRIRAAGLRLGLSTHDHLELETALAARPDYIALGPIYPTILKQMKWAPQGLERLGEWKRQIAPTPLVAIGGLNPGRLEGVFGAGADSAAVVTDITLDADPEARTREWIEKTGRWR, from the coding sequence ATGAAACTCGATCCTTTTTATCTGATCGTCGATAGCGCCGCCTGGATTGAAAGGCTGGCGCCGCTCGGCGTCAGGCTGGTGCAGCTTCGCGTCAAGAACCTCGCCGAGGCTGCGTTGCGCGCCGAGATCCGCAAGGCGAAGGCCTTGTGCGCCCGATACAAATGCCAGCTCATCATCAATGACTTCTGGCGGCTGGCGATCGAGGAGGACTGCGATTTCATTCATCTCGGACAGGAAGATCTGCAAGCGGCGGACCTTACCCGGATAAGGGCTGCAGGTCTCCGTCTCGGCCTCAGCACGCACGACCATCTCGAACTCGAAACAGCCCTTGCCGCCAGACCGGACTATATCGCGCTCGGGCCAATCTATCCGACCATCCTGAAACAGATGAAATGGGCGCCGCAGGGGCTCGAACGGCTTGGCGAATGGAAGCGCCAGATCGCGCCGACACCTCTGGTCGCGATTGGCGGCCTCAACCCCGGCCGGCTCGAGGGCGTCTTCGGTGCCGGTGCGGACAGCGCCGCGGTAGTGACCGACATCACGTTGGATGCCGATCCGGAAGCGCGAACGCGCGAGTGGATCGAAAAGACGGGCCGATGGCGTTGA
- a CDS encoding hydroxymethylpyrimidine/phosphomethylpyrimidine kinase, whose protein sequence is MALTREPHVLVVGGSDSSGGAGIARDIETISSIGVRTCLAVTTVTVQTHEAVTEIHNLQPGLVADQMRAALQANAVGAIKIGMLATEQITVAVAGVLRQNPQISAVIDPVLVSSSGWPLLDTGAIGVLKQELIPLCRLVTPNLIELAVLAGSDLAKDDDGALQQGQKLLTAGLQALLIKGGHAAGCRSTDILLRADQEPIRFDAPRLAGSMRGTGCALASAIAAHLANGSPLEDGVRKSKLLVFEKIRKSISRD, encoded by the coding sequence ATGGCGTTGACGCGCGAACCGCATGTGCTTGTCGTCGGCGGATCGGACTCCAGCGGCGGCGCCGGCATAGCCCGCGATATCGAGACGATCTCTTCCATCGGCGTGCGCACCTGCCTTGCCGTTACCACCGTGACGGTGCAGACGCATGAAGCCGTCACGGAAATCCACAATTTGCAACCCGGGCTGGTGGCCGACCAGATGCGTGCCGCGCTGCAAGCCAACGCGGTAGGGGCGATCAAAATCGGCATGCTCGCAACGGAGCAAATCACCGTCGCCGTCGCGGGTGTGCTGCGCCAGAACCCACAGATATCGGCAGTCATCGACCCGGTGCTGGTCTCTTCTTCGGGTTGGCCGCTTCTGGACACAGGCGCTATCGGCGTCCTGAAGCAAGAACTCATTCCGCTTTGTCGTCTCGTCACACCCAACCTCATCGAACTGGCTGTCCTTGCCGGCTCAGACCTGGCCAAGGACGATGACGGCGCATTGCAACAAGGTCAGAAATTGCTCACCGCCGGATTGCAGGCCCTGCTGATCAAGGGCGGCCACGCCGCGGGGTGTCGATCGACGGACATCCTGCTGCGCGCCGATCAAGAGCCCATCCGCTTCGATGCGCCGCGTCTTGCCGGATCGATGCGCGGGACGGGTTGCGCGCTGGCCAGCGCCATCGCCGCGCATCTGGCAAACGGAAGCCCGCTTGAAGACGGCGTGCGCAAAAGCAAGCTGTTGGTTTTCGAGAAGATTCGGAAATCGATCTCTCGGGATTGA
- a CDS encoding ABC transporter ATP-binding protein, with protein MDAPILSISGLRAVFRIAGRDIAAVQDVDLVIGSGETVALVGESGSGKSVTSLSIIGLLPKKIGRIAEGSITLRRRDGTVTELTGLDPESLRKVRGNDIGMVFQEPMTSLNPVYSIGEQIAEPIRIHLGRSHRDAAADAVRLLAQVGIPDPDRRARQYPHELSGGMRQRATIAMALSCDPTLLIADEPTTALDVTIQAQILDLLAALQAQRGMGILFVTHNLGVVAEIADRVAVMYAGRIVESGPVSEVFTRPRHPYTAGLMRSVPRLGQATTLKAAGTPLPTIAGNVPSLALLPKGCSFAPRCALAVDACRTAVPPLFAATSTQQSRCLRWEDL; from the coding sequence GTGGACGCTCCGATCCTCTCGATTTCCGGTCTGCGGGCGGTGTTCCGTATCGCCGGACGCGACATCGCCGCCGTGCAGGATGTCGATCTGGTGATAGGTTCGGGCGAGACGGTTGCGCTGGTCGGCGAGTCGGGATCGGGCAAGTCGGTCACCAGCCTGTCGATCATCGGCTTGCTGCCGAAGAAGATCGGACGCATCGCCGAGGGCTCGATCACGCTGCGGCGCAGGGACGGCACGGTCACCGAGCTGACCGGCCTCGATCCCGAGTCGCTGCGCAAGGTGCGCGGCAACGACATCGGCATGGTGTTCCAGGAGCCGATGACCAGCCTCAATCCGGTCTACAGCATCGGCGAACAGATCGCCGAGCCGATCCGCATCCATCTCGGCAGGTCGCATCGGGATGCGGCCGCTGATGCCGTGCGGCTGCTGGCTCAGGTCGGAATTCCAGACCCTGATCGGCGGGCGCGACAATACCCGCATGAATTGTCGGGAGGGATGCGCCAGCGCGCCACCATCGCCATGGCCTTGTCGTGCGATCCGACCTTGCTGATCGCCGACGAGCCGACCACCGCGCTCGACGTCACCATCCAGGCCCAGATTCTCGACTTGCTGGCCGCGCTGCAGGCGCAACGCGGCATGGGCATTCTGTTCGTCACGCACAATCTCGGCGTCGTTGCTGAGATCGCCGACCGGGTCGCGGTGATGTATGCCGGTCGCATCGTCGAATCGGGTCCGGTGAGCGAGGTGTTCACCCGTCCGCGTCATCCCTACACCGCCGGGCTGATGCGTTCGGTGCCGCGACTTGGCCAGGCCACCACGCTGAAGGCAGCAGGAACGCCGCTGCCGACCATCGCCGGGAATGTTCCATCACTTGCCTTGCTGCCCAAGGGCTGCTCTTTCGCGCCGCGTTGCGCTCTGGCTGTCGATGCCTGCCGCACTGCTGTCCCGCCATTGTTCGCGGCGACGTCGACCCAGCAAAGCCGTTGTTTGCGCTGGGAGGATCTCTGA
- a CDS encoding dihydrodipicolinate synthase family protein, with the protein MPLFTGVVPPVVTPLNADFSVDFPSFTRTIENLLDGGVHGLFVLGSTSEVVFHDEASRRAILEHAVKINNGRVPIFAGVIDPTTDRVINHALTARSAGADAVVVTAPFYARTSQPEIGDHFRYIKDAVDIPIIAYDIPVCVHVKLERKTTVGLASEGAIAGIKDSSGDDGNLRYVLKDMANDPNFFGMTGSEILVDSVLAMGAHGVVPGLANVDPHCYVRLWNLMQAGQHAEARLEQERLLKLFEIVWISLGRTSAGSAGVGAFKTAMRSLGIIASNTMARPQRSLNNEEAAKVDIILRDVGLLR; encoded by the coding sequence ATGCCCCTGTTTACCGGCGTCGTGCCACCTGTCGTCACTCCGCTCAATGCCGATTTCAGTGTAGACTTCCCGTCGTTCACGCGGACAATCGAAAACCTGCTCGACGGCGGCGTTCATGGCCTGTTCGTGCTCGGCTCGACCAGCGAGGTGGTCTTTCATGACGAGGCCAGCCGCCGGGCCATCCTCGAGCACGCGGTCAAGATCAACAATGGCCGCGTTCCGATCTTCGCCGGCGTCATCGACCCGACAACCGATCGCGTCATCAACCACGCCCTGACAGCCAGGTCGGCCGGCGCTGACGCAGTCGTGGTCACCGCGCCGTTCTATGCCCGCACCAGCCAGCCCGAGATCGGCGACCACTTCCGCTATATCAAGGACGCGGTCGACATCCCTATCATCGCCTACGACATCCCGGTCTGCGTCCATGTCAAGCTGGAGCGAAAGACCACCGTCGGCCTGGCCAGCGAGGGCGCTATTGCCGGTATCAAGGATTCCAGCGGCGATGACGGCAATCTACGCTATGTGCTCAAGGACATGGCCAACGATCCGAATTTCTTCGGCATGACCGGATCCGAGATCCTGGTCGACAGCGTGCTTGCCATGGGCGCGCATGGGGTCGTGCCGGGCCTCGCCAATGTCGACCCGCACTGCTACGTCAGGCTGTGGAACCTGATGCAGGCGGGCCAGCACGCCGAAGCTCGCCTGGAGCAGGAGCGGCTGTTGAAGCTGTTCGAGATCGTCTGGATCTCGCTCGGCAGGACGAGCGCCGGCTCGGCCGGGGTCGGCGCCTTCAAGACCGCGATGAGGAGCCTCGGCATCATCGCCTCCAACACCATGGCGCGGCCGCAACGCAGCCTGAACAACGAGGAAGCCGCAAAGGTCGACATCATCCTTCGCGACGTCGGCTTGTTGCGCTGA
- a CDS encoding ABC transporter permease: protein MTITAPDPAIDPTAPTAGPQTKGPVRRALDRFFENRAARAGLLIIVPILLAVSTYSLWWPFSPNAIDLRAINKGPSAIHWLGSDGVGRDVMARLLQGGRISLLVAVCSVAISIVIGFLVGAVASFGGRLVDGTVMRFVDLAMTLPPVIFLLVLASIAGTGIAPTILVISLLSWPVLSRMVRARLLELRERDFVVAARGMGAGMPHLLFRHGLPNCIDILVVYATLQIANAILLEAGLSFLGLGIAPPEASWGNMLNLARSTVVLEQYPWQWMFPGAVLVLTVLAINFIGDGLRDAFDPRSDLN from the coding sequence ATGACGATCACCGCACCAGATCCGGCAATTGACCCGACAGCCCCGACAGCCGGGCCGCAAACCAAGGGACCGGTCCGCCGCGCGCTCGACCGCTTCTTTGAAAATCGTGCGGCGCGCGCCGGTCTGCTTATCATCGTGCCCATCCTGCTGGCGGTCTCGACCTATTCCCTATGGTGGCCGTTCAGCCCCAATGCCATCGATCTCAGGGCGATCAACAAGGGACCGTCCGCCATTCATTGGCTGGGCAGCGACGGCGTCGGCCGCGACGTCATGGCCCGGCTGCTGCAAGGCGGACGAATCTCGCTGCTGGTTGCCGTCTGCTCGGTCGCCATCTCGATCGTCATCGGCTTCCTGGTCGGCGCTGTCGCCAGCTTCGGCGGGCGCCTTGTCGACGGCACCGTGATGCGCTTCGTCGACCTCGCAATGACGCTGCCGCCGGTGATCTTCCTGCTCGTGCTCGCTTCGATCGCCGGCACCGGCATCGCGCCGACCATCCTGGTGATCTCGCTGCTCTCATGGCCGGTGCTGTCGCGCATGGTGCGCGCCCGGCTGCTCGAGCTGCGCGAGCGCGACTTCGTCGTCGCCGCGCGAGGCATGGGGGCGGGAATGCCGCATCTCCTGTTCCGTCACGGCCTGCCGAACTGCATCGACATTCTTGTCGTCTACGCCACGCTGCAGATCGCCAATGCCATTCTGCTCGAAGCCGGCCTTTCCTTCCTCGGCCTCGGCATCGCGCCGCCCGAAGCCAGCTGGGGCAACATGCTCAATCTCGCCCGCTCCACCGTCGTCCTCGAGCAATACCCCTGGCAATGGATGTTTCCCGGCGCCGTGCTCGTGCTCACCGTGCTGGCCATCAACTTCATCGGCGATGGACTGCGCGATGCATTCGACCCTCGTTCCGATCTCAACTGA
- a CDS encoding ABC transporter permease — protein sequence MLSFIARRSATGLLMLVALSVLIFILLRLAPGDPIDAYINPSSPMSASDLEVLRDRLGLDQPLPVQYLAWLRAALGGDFGYSIQRGGVGVLPLVMERIGPTALLMGTGLAIAIVLGISAGIFSAVRRNALPDIALSVVAFVGISSPAFLTALLGLYFFSVLLRWAPSGGMQTAGAPFSVADVLAHLVLPACLLSIGHAALIMRYMRASLLEVLNQDYVRTARAKGVREFWVIIKHATRNALLPVITLICSTVGIAIGGAIFLESVFNWPGMGLLLVNAVGTRDYPVIMGATLVIGICVILVNLLTDIVYAVVDPRIQVSR from the coding sequence ATGCTGAGTTTCATTGCCCGCCGCAGCGCTACAGGACTGTTGATGCTGGTCGCGCTCAGCGTCCTCATCTTCATCCTTCTGCGGCTGGCGCCCGGCGATCCGATCGATGCCTATATCAATCCGTCCAGTCCGATGTCTGCCTCCGACCTCGAAGTCCTGCGCGACCGGCTTGGGCTCGACCAGCCGCTTCCCGTGCAATACCTCGCCTGGCTTCGCGCTGCGCTCGGCGGCGACTTCGGCTATTCGATCCAGCGCGGCGGCGTTGGCGTGCTGCCGCTGGTCATGGAGCGCATCGGCCCAACCGCGCTGTTGATGGGCACCGGCCTGGCCATCGCCATCGTGCTCGGCATCTCCGCCGGCATCTTCAGCGCCGTCCGCCGCAACGCGCTGCCCGACATCGCGCTGTCGGTGGTTGCTTTCGTCGGCATCTCCAGCCCGGCCTTTCTGACGGCGCTTCTGGGACTGTACTTTTTCTCGGTGCTGCTGCGCTGGGCGCCATCAGGCGGCATGCAGACCGCCGGCGCGCCTTTTTCCGTAGCGGACGTGCTCGCGCACCTGGTTCTGCCCGCCTGCCTGCTGTCCATCGGACACGCCGCGCTGATCATGCGCTACATGCGCGCGTCGCTGCTGGAAGTGCTCAACCAGGACTATGTGCGGACCGCACGTGCCAAGGGCGTGCGCGAATTCTGGGTGATCATCAAGCATGCAACCCGCAATGCGCTTTTACCGGTCATCACCCTGATCTGCTCGACGGTCGGCATCGCCATCGGCGGCGCCATCTTCCTCGAAAGCGTGTTCAACTGGCCGGGCATGGGCCTGCTGCTGGTCAACGCCGTCGGCACAAGGGACTACCCGGTGATCATGGGCGCCACACTGGTGATCGGCATCTGCGTCATTCTGGTCAATCTCCTGACCGATATCGTCTATGCCGTCGTCGACCCACGTATCCAGGTGTCGCGATGA
- a CDS encoding ABC transporter substrate-binding protein — protein sequence MRIKTIARHLTVSGLLLGGLAPSVQAEDAKAITGGFDVGPGGFPKNFNPLAATGGFTWLSTYFEPLVIYNAELTELEGDLAKDYKVSDDQLTYTFNLAQETWHDGKPFTSRDVKFTLELARNKASGSLFAARLGDIASVDAPDDRTVVVKLSKPNGSFLSILSQVMILPEHALAAMPPETLATSTWWSTTPVGTGPFKFKRYVSDQYVELAADDDYRSGKPKVDVLINRYFESPAAAVAALRAGEIQFTYVEPDDAVSFKSDSNFKVIEGASYVVNYIGLNQKVELFRDVRVRQAIMYAIDRNAIIESLYGGAAKPANCGYVAPHLLPEGLEPYAYDPAKAKALLAEAGWDKINGDKPITLLTYYGSPQAANVMAAIQSMLAEVGINVVPRVVDTPTYNGIVYKEGTPDWNAFAMVYAGLQNGPNPAGISPGLNKSQIPPAGFNTMRIEFDDLSAALDAALAQTDPAKIDQSWQQVCKVMNKDLPWATLWVANRYGVASSKLRDFVWTPAPAGGPYAAHPERWDIQ from the coding sequence ATGCGCATCAAGACCATAGCTCGTCATCTGACTGTTTCCGGGCTGCTGCTCGGCGGCCTGGCCCCCAGCGTCCAGGCAGAGGACGCCAAGGCCATAACCGGGGGCTTCGACGTCGGCCCCGGCGGCTTTCCCAAGAACTTCAATCCGCTGGCTGCGACCGGCGGCTTTACATGGCTCAGCACATATTTTGAACCTCTGGTCATCTACAACGCCGAACTGACCGAGCTCGAAGGCGATCTGGCCAAGGACTACAAGGTCAGCGACGACCAGCTGACCTATACGTTCAACCTTGCGCAGGAGACCTGGCACGACGGCAAGCCGTTCACATCCAGGGACGTCAAGTTTACGCTTGAGCTCGCCAGGAACAAGGCCTCCGGCAGTCTGTTTGCCGCGCGTCTCGGCGATATCGCGTCGGTCGACGCGCCGGACGATCGCACCGTGGTCGTCAAATTGTCCAAGCCCAACGGCTCCTTCCTGTCCATTCTCTCGCAGGTGATGATCCTGCCGGAACATGCCCTGGCCGCGATGCCGCCGGAAACGCTGGCCACAAGCACCTGGTGGTCCACCACGCCGGTCGGTACCGGCCCCTTCAAGTTCAAGCGCTATGTCAGCGACCAATATGTCGAACTGGCTGCGGATGACGACTATCGCAGCGGCAAGCCGAAGGTCGATGTGCTCATCAACCGATATTTCGAGAGCCCGGCAGCGGCCGTTGCGGCGCTGCGCGCCGGCGAAATCCAGTTCACCTATGTCGAGCCCGACGATGCGGTATCCTTCAAAAGCGACAGCAATTTCAAGGTGATCGAGGGCGCTTCTTATGTGGTCAACTACATCGGCCTCAACCAGAAGGTCGAGCTGTTCAGGGATGTTCGCGTCCGCCAGGCGATCATGTACGCGATCGATCGCAATGCCATTATCGAGAGCCTCTATGGCGGGGCGGCCAAGCCGGCGAATTGCGGCTATGTCGCGCCGCATCTGCTCCCAGAAGGCCTCGAACCCTATGCCTATGATCCGGCCAAGGCCAAGGCTCTGCTTGCCGAGGCGGGCTGGGATAAGATCAACGGCGACAAGCCGATCACCTTGCTGACCTATTACGGCTCGCCGCAAGCCGCCAATGTGATGGCCGCCATCCAGTCGATGCTGGCCGAGGTCGGCATCAATGTGGTGCCGCGCGTCGTCGATACGCCGACTTACAACGGCATCGTCTACAAGGAAGGCACGCCGGACTGGAACGCGTTTGCGATGGTCTATGCCGGGCTGCAGAACGGCCCGAATCCGGCTGGCATCAGCCCGGGTCTCAACAAGTCGCAGATTCCGCCGGCAGGCTTCAACACCATGCGCATCGAGTTCGACGATCTCAGCGCCGCATTGGACGCTGCGCTCGCCCAGACCGATCCGGCCAAGATCGATCAATCCTGGCAGCAGGTCTGCAAGGTGATGAACAAGGATCTGCCCTGGGCGACATTATGGGTGGCCAACCGCTATGGCGTGGCCTCCAGCAAGCTGCGTGACTTTGTCTGGACGCCGGCGCCGGCCGGCGGTCCCTATGCGGCTCACCCGGAACGCTGGGACATCCAGTAA